One Kallotenue papyrolyticum genomic window carries:
- a CDS encoding TIGR02710 family CRISPR-associated CARF protein — MTVIGSSRAFADELAAFRARTRDLGFRGLVLLGSRQSTTAALLIGALQVERVAFLLTDETRQMPDDVAALLGCSPQAWLCPQGNHNTTRAVYQGLRQVLEQWADLDRAAIAVDVTGGLKPMAVGLEKAAHVLGLTTIYVESDYGPLPPDGRPGPLPGTQRLIIPEDPYVVFGDLEAAEAQRLYRKHDYAGAQRIFAALAERVPPPDGRRYALLAQLAAAYAAWDVFDLPAAARDLQAVLHEYAALPAALRATLVEQRAALAKLNQVGERLSKHDTRLAVLQDKQAVLALLGTLHANALRRQEQARYDVAALLRYRCLELIGQQRLAEYGILSERPNFDRFGAGRSALEQRYRQVQKSVGRKQCYPLPERAFGLFVGYMLLKALEDELVHDLSIGMIEARSAARNTSMLTHGFRLIDQVEYESFCEVVEQVLERYLQLVCVSRADWETTFRFVAIDVLTNPEE; from the coding sequence ATGACAGTCATAGGATCCTCGAGGGCGTTTGCCGACGAACTCGCCGCCTTTCGCGCCCGGACCCGCGACCTGGGTTTTCGCGGCCTGGTTCTGCTTGGCTCCCGCCAGTCCACGACGGCGGCGCTGCTGATCGGGGCGCTGCAGGTCGAACGCGTGGCCTTTCTGTTGACCGACGAGACGCGACAGATGCCGGACGACGTCGCCGCGCTGCTCGGCTGCTCGCCGCAGGCGTGGCTCTGCCCGCAGGGGAACCACAACACGACGCGCGCGGTGTACCAGGGCTTGCGCCAGGTGCTGGAGCAATGGGCGGACCTGGATCGCGCGGCGATCGCTGTGGATGTGACCGGTGGCCTGAAGCCGATGGCGGTGGGGCTCGAGAAGGCCGCGCATGTGCTGGGCCTGACGACCATCTATGTCGAGAGCGATTATGGCCCGCTCCCCCCGGACGGCAGGCCGGGTCCGCTCCCCGGCACGCAGCGCCTGATCATCCCTGAAGATCCCTATGTGGTCTTCGGCGATCTGGAGGCTGCCGAAGCGCAGCGCTTGTATCGAAAGCATGATTACGCCGGCGCGCAGCGCATCTTCGCGGCGCTAGCCGAGCGGGTACCACCGCCTGATGGTCGGCGCTATGCGCTGCTGGCACAACTGGCGGCCGCCTATGCCGCCTGGGACGTCTTCGATCTGCCCGCGGCCGCGCGCGACCTGCAGGCGGTGCTGCACGAGTACGCCGCGCTGCCCGCCGCGCTGCGCGCAACGCTCGTCGAGCAACGTGCGGCGCTCGCCAAGCTCAACCAGGTCGGCGAGCGTCTGAGCAAGCACGATACACGCCTCGCCGTCCTGCAGGACAAACAGGCGGTGCTGGCGCTCTTGGGAACGCTGCATGCCAACGCCCTGCGGCGGCAGGAGCAGGCGCGCTATGATGTGGCCGCGCTGCTGCGCTACCGCTGTCTGGAGCTGATCGGTCAGCAGCGCCTGGCGGAGTATGGCATTCTGTCCGAGCGTCCGAACTTTGATCGCTTCGGTGCAGGGCGTTCGGCGCTCGAACAGCGTTACAGGCAGGTCCAGAAGAGCGTGGGACGCAAGCAATGCTATCCCTTGCCGGAACGCGCCTTTGGCCTGTTTGTGGGCTACATGCTGCTCAAAGCGCTCGAAGACGAGCTGGTGCATGATCTGTCGATCGGCATGATTGAAGCGCGCAGCGCGGCGCGCAACACCAGTATGTTGACCCATGGTTTTCGGCTGATCGACCAGGTCGAGTACGAAAGTTTTTGTGAGGTGGTCGAGCAGGTGCTGGAGCGCTACCTGCAGCTCGTCTGTGTCAGCCGCGCGGACTGGGAGACCACCTTTCGCTTCGTGGCTATCGATGTGCTCACAAATCCTGAGGAGTAA
- a CDS encoding Card1-like endonuclease domain-containing protein, protein MLLYPPRRCMIALVGEQPLPNLLPIRHYRPRAAVLIYTARTRAVFERLSQTLGQGALTMRGVEVDPYNIIAIEQAISAALQELEEHELLFNLTGGTKAMALAAYRVAERQRAAVVYLESERRRSLMYHYGWKRRQLELERIEELTSCVTLRDLLDVHLGPQMWQEHGPNRQEGGPFEEAIAAALCPHVDEVMIGVKALDGQIDIDVAVRLGNQCGIIEAKAGKNGKGLDGIKQLSNAGRHLGTFTQQFYVITVEPNRAHEALVAASRIHVVSLPAYQTGERVLPAADARRLADEVRGRLQGSVP, encoded by the coding sequence GTGCTGCTCTACCCGCCGCGCCGCTGCATGATCGCGCTGGTTGGGGAGCAACCGCTGCCCAACCTGTTGCCGATCCGCCACTACCGACCACGGGCGGCGGTGTTGATCTATACCGCCAGAACCCGCGCCGTGTTCGAGCGGCTGTCGCAAACGCTCGGTCAGGGGGCGTTGACCATGCGCGGCGTCGAGGTGGATCCTTACAACATCATCGCCATCGAGCAGGCGATCAGCGCCGCGCTCCAGGAGCTGGAGGAGCACGAGCTGCTCTTCAACCTGACCGGCGGCACCAAAGCCATGGCGCTGGCGGCCTACCGCGTCGCCGAGCGGCAGCGCGCTGCTGTGGTCTATCTCGAAAGCGAGCGCCGGCGTAGCCTGATGTACCACTACGGCTGGAAACGGCGGCAGTTGGAGTTGGAGAGGATCGAAGAGCTGACCAGTTGTGTGACGCTGCGCGATCTGTTGGATGTGCACCTGGGGCCACAGATGTGGCAGGAGCATGGCCCCAATCGGCAGGAAGGCGGCCCGTTCGAGGAAGCGATTGCCGCGGCGCTCTGTCCGCATGTGGACGAGGTGATGATCGGCGTGAAGGCACTGGATGGGCAGATCGATATTGATGTGGCAGTCCGGCTGGGGAATCAATGCGGCATCATAGAAGCCAAGGCTGGTAAAAACGGAAAAGGGTTAGATGGCATCAAACAGTTGAGCAATGCGGGGCGACACCTCGGCACATTCACACAGCAATTCTATGTCATCACGGTTGAACCAAACAGGGCACACGAAGCACTCGTCGCTGCATCGCGTATCCATGTGGTATCTCTCCCGGCCTATCAAACTGGTGAACGAGTGCTGCCCGCAGCCGATGCACGGCGTCTTGCCGATGAAGTACGCGGACGGCTCCAGGGATCGGTGCCATAA
- a CDS encoding putative CRISPR-associated protein, whose amino-acid sequence MRGHANCILSTCGTSLLTNGRTDQERRLVGRYANYGKRAQAQSQSAQDVQHLDQIIAAVRDQMQNATPAVARRLSAELNGLLTFYGTQPIPPADQHLLLCTDTWLGECAAQIVADWLRRQGGQAQVIRQRDLQTDHLESFQLALAELVKWCEETLPGYQQANYRIVFNLTGGFKSVQGFMQTLALFYADETVYIFESGAALLRIPRLPVRMAATDEIRAHLRAFRRLSRDLPVTPQELRGIPETLWMQVDDRCALSPWGELVWQQAKREIYAERLYPPPSDRMRFGPKFEESVRGLPPDRLRLVNERLDDLAAYLERGDNRNRLDFKPLRGKPRPPSTHECDAWADQDARRIFGHYEGEVFVLDRLDKALH is encoded by the coding sequence CCAACTGCATCCTTTCAACCTGCGGCACCAGTCTGCTGACCAACGGTCGCACCGATCAGGAGCGCAGGCTGGTAGGCCGGTATGCTAACTACGGGAAGCGCGCGCAGGCGCAAAGCCAATCTGCTCAGGATGTGCAGCACCTGGACCAGATCATCGCTGCGGTGCGAGACCAGATGCAGAACGCCACGCCGGCCGTCGCCAGGCGCCTTTCGGCCGAGCTGAACGGGCTGTTGACCTTTTACGGTACGCAGCCGATCCCGCCCGCCGACCAGCACCTGCTGCTCTGCACCGATACCTGGCTGGGCGAGTGCGCGGCGCAGATCGTCGCCGACTGGCTCAGGCGGCAGGGCGGCCAGGCCCAGGTCATCCGCCAACGCGATCTGCAAACCGATCATCTGGAGAGCTTCCAACTCGCGTTGGCGGAACTGGTCAAATGGTGTGAGGAGACGCTACCGGGGTATCAGCAGGCCAACTACCGCATCGTCTTCAATCTCACCGGCGGGTTCAAGAGCGTGCAGGGCTTTATGCAAACCCTAGCGCTGTTCTACGCCGATGAAACCGTGTACATCTTCGAATCTGGCGCGGCGCTGCTGCGCATCCCGCGGCTGCCGGTGCGCATGGCGGCGACGGATGAGATCAGGGCGCACCTGCGTGCGTTCCGACGCCTCTCGCGCGACCTGCCGGTGACGCCGCAGGAGCTGCGGGGCATTCCCGAAACGCTCTGGATGCAGGTGGATGACCGCTGCGCCCTGTCGCCCTGGGGCGAGCTGGTGTGGCAGCAGGCCAAACGTGAGATCTACGCCGAGCGCCTCTATCCACCGCCGAGCGACCGCATGCGCTTCGGACCCAAGTTCGAGGAGAGCGTACGCGGTCTGCCGCCCGATCGCCTGCGCCTGGTGAACGAACGGCTCGACGATCTGGCTGCCTACCTGGAGCGTGGCGACAACCGCAACCGGCTCGATTTCAAGCCCTTGCGCGGCAAGCCGCGTCCGCCCTCGACGCACGAGTGCGATGCCTGGGCCGACCAGGACGCGCGACGGATCTTTGGGCACTACGAGGGCGAGGTATTTGTGCTCGACCGGCTCGACAAGGCGTTGCACTAG